The Triticum urartu cultivar G1812 unplaced genomic scaffold, Tu2.1 TuUngrouped_contig_1872, whole genome shotgun sequence genomic sequence TAACACCGAAGAGATGGAACTTGCACCTATAACAATGAGTGGTAGCTCAGCTTTGAGAATGTTGCAGGGCAGAGTGTTTGTCTTAGGAAAAAAGGTTATTGTGGCAAAGaaagggaaagggaaaaagaagggCAAAGACAGTGAAAAAGGAACTGAAGGTCCTGAAAAACAGAAGCGTAAAAGAGCGCCTAACAAGAAATCAGGTAACGTCGCACGTAAACCTGAAAAGAAGCCTGAGGATTGTTTCAAAAAGAAGTCGATATTCTTTGATTTGGAATACTGGGAGCACAACAAGTTAAGGCACAATCTAGATGTAATGCATATTGAGAAAAATGTCTTTGAAAATTTAATTGGAACCTTACTGGATATTGATTCTAAAACAAAGGATGGCCTTAATGCACGACTTGACTTAGGTGAAATTGGAATTCGATCTAGCCTTCAACCTCATGAAGGTGATAAGGGTAAAACTGAATTGCCGCATGCACCTTT encodes the following:
- the LOC125526785 gene encoding uncharacterized protein LOC125526785 encodes the protein MELAPITMSGSSALRMLQGRVFVLGKKVIVAKKGKGKKKGKDSEKGTEGPEKQKRKRAPNKKSGNVARKPEKKPEDCFKKKSIFFDLEYWEHNKLRHNLDVMHIEKNVFENLIGTLLDIDSKTKDGLNARLDLGEIGIRSSLQPHEGDKGKTELPHAPFNMYKEKKEILCTVVKNCRTPDGCASNFSRCVNMKELTLTGLKSQDCHVILQDILPVALLHCYPVKMS